A stretch of Myxococcus hansupus DNA encodes these proteins:
- a CDS encoding TerB family tellurite resistance protein, with amino-acid sequence MGPEQFHVEVLKLLLQIATVDGSVARSEIEHIMDTARGMSVPLPELAALTRCLQNGEPLPPPNMGILRTNPTAVIKEAKALITSDGTVHAAEIELLRQIREMLGVIN; translated from the coding sequence ATGGGTCCCGAACAGTTCCACGTCGAAGTCCTCAAGCTGCTGCTTCAAATCGCCACCGTCGACGGCAGCGTCGCCCGCTCCGAGATTGAACACATCATGGACACCGCGCGGGGCATGAGCGTGCCGCTGCCGGAGCTGGCCGCGCTGACGCGCTGTCTCCAGAACGGCGAGCCCCTGCCCCCGCCGAACATGGGCATCCTGCGCACCAACCCCACGGCCGTCATCAAGGAGGCCAAGGCGCTCATCACCAGCGACGGCACCGTGCACGCGGCCGAAATCGAGCTGCTGCGCCAGATTCGCGAGATGCTCGGCGTCATCAACTGA
- a CDS encoding SDR family NAD(P)-dependent oxidoreductase, whose translation MKLAETAPPPDPETPPAPLSLDEVRRATQLLEAIATERFLMATLPEEDRIALLAAAGRVVHPDRDTKSRMQKALRRDKKKTKREHDRIVRATTEIRTLRRSAVFTVPALPPPPPTEAGPERILEQPRRCYVCKAEYRKLHFFYDAMCIECADFNYAKRTQRADLTGKVALITGARVKIGFQASLMLLRSGAAVIATTRFPKDAAQRYLQEPDFADWSHRLQIHGLDLRHAPSVELFARYIEQTHQRLDILINNAAQTVRRPPGFYGHLLPGEMRHSDELPKAARALLSGHEACVATVQPAALGPGAASGGSELTTTWRSGDAALGIHSSAALSMLPYALEHEGDVRALFPEGKLDADLQQVDLRDTNSWRMKLAEVQTAEMLEVHLINAVAPFILCGKLKPLMLRDRSSPGHVVNVSAMEGSFSRGTKTDKHPHTNMAKAALNMMTLTSAPDYARDNIYMNAVDTGWVTDEDPAQHAERKVQELDFQPPLDIVDGAARVVDPIIASENAGEFVWGNFFKDYKHTNW comes from the coding sequence ATGAAGCTCGCCGAGACCGCTCCGCCCCCCGACCCTGAAACGCCGCCCGCCCCGCTGTCCCTGGACGAGGTGCGCCGGGCCACCCAGCTCCTCGAGGCCATCGCCACGGAGCGCTTCCTGATGGCGACCCTCCCCGAGGAGGACCGCATCGCCCTCCTCGCCGCGGCGGGCCGCGTGGTGCACCCGGACCGTGACACCAAGTCCCGGATGCAGAAGGCGCTGCGCCGGGACAAGAAGAAGACCAAGCGCGAGCACGACCGCATCGTCCGCGCGACGACGGAGATTCGCACCCTGCGCCGCTCCGCCGTCTTCACCGTGCCGGCGCTGCCCCCGCCGCCGCCCACGGAGGCTGGACCGGAGCGCATCCTGGAGCAGCCCCGCCGCTGCTACGTCTGCAAGGCCGAGTACCGGAAGCTGCACTTCTTCTACGACGCGATGTGCATCGAGTGCGCGGACTTCAACTACGCCAAGCGCACCCAGCGCGCGGACCTGACCGGCAAGGTCGCGCTCATCACCGGCGCCCGGGTGAAGATTGGCTTCCAGGCCTCGCTGATGCTGCTGCGCTCCGGCGCGGCCGTCATCGCGACCACGCGCTTCCCCAAGGACGCCGCGCAGCGCTACCTCCAGGAGCCTGACTTCGCGGACTGGTCCCACCGGCTGCAAATCCACGGGCTCGACCTGCGGCACGCGCCCAGCGTGGAGCTCTTCGCCAGGTACATCGAACAGACGCACCAGCGACTGGACATCCTCATCAACAACGCCGCGCAGACGGTGCGCCGGCCCCCGGGCTTCTACGGCCACCTGTTGCCGGGCGAGATGCGCCACAGCGACGAGCTGCCCAAGGCGGCGCGCGCGCTGCTGTCGGGCCATGAGGCCTGCGTGGCCACCGTGCAGCCCGCGGCCCTCGGCCCCGGCGCAGCCTCGGGTGGTTCGGAGCTGACGACCACCTGGCGCAGCGGCGACGCGGCGCTGGGCATCCACTCGTCCGCCGCGCTGTCCATGCTGCCCTACGCCCTGGAGCACGAGGGCGACGTGCGCGCCCTCTTCCCCGAGGGCAAGCTGGACGCGGACCTGCAGCAGGTGGACCTGCGGGACACGAACTCGTGGCGCATGAAGCTGGCCGAGGTCCAGACGGCGGAGATGCTGGAGGTCCACCTCATCAACGCGGTGGCGCCCTTCATCCTCTGCGGGAAGCTGAAGCCCCTGATGCTGCGGGACCGCTCGTCCCCCGGCCACGTGGTCAACGTCTCCGCGATGGAGGGCAGCTTCTCGCGCGGCACCAAGACGGACAAGCACCCGCACACGAACATGGCGAAGGCGGCGCTCAACATGATGACGCTGACCTCCGCGCCGGACTACGCCCGCGACAACATCTACATGAACGCGGTGGACACCGGCTGGGTCACCGACGAGGACCCCGCGCAGCACGCCGAGCGCAAGGTGCAGGAGCTGGACTTCCAGCCGCCCCTGGACATCGTCGACGGCGCGGCCCGCGTGGTGGACCCCATCATCGCCTCGGAGAACGCGGGCGAGTTCGTCTGGGGCAACTTCTTCAAGGACTACAAGCACACCAACTGGTGA
- a CDS encoding sensor histidine kinase, whose protein sequence is MASSRIPIRGYRAGFFFVVVLLSAVTAFTLWTEVRTGRQVDGLVQEALERAGSIGRIRVDALSLESAIEAHIRATGDAERRAADAVMEQILGDIRASSEAYTRNLPQGEKALWYRFNAACQGLADQVRAAAVFSQRREAERARRHLAERIRPLGAELDALGGALEEENAAEARRLVNRFEDLRVRNTALGAGATLLAILLSLLVGWRVTSLLKRQEAIIQGQLEELGRHNQELDSFTRRVAHDLISPLAPLKGYLTLIRRTGAVQDAGALEMLAQCESSAVRMGELIEALLRFCRAGTRGESTVGELDTAVTTVLLEVAQTAAAQGVSLERDLSPGVAVDCPGQLLQVSARNLLTNAVKYTAGQPAPLVKVRVATEGNMAVLEVVDNGIGMAADTQASLFQPFFRAPEVRNLPGHGLGLATTKRVVEAHGGTLVVRSEEGKGTHVVVRFPRVVRPAAGTGGDPNATGSAGMRKVGT, encoded by the coding sequence GTGGCGAGCTCCCGCATCCCCATTCGCGGCTACCGGGCCGGCTTCTTCTTCGTCGTCGTCCTGCTGTCGGCCGTCACCGCGTTCACCCTGTGGACGGAGGTCCGCACCGGGCGGCAGGTGGATGGGCTGGTTCAGGAGGCGCTGGAGCGGGCCGGCTCCATTGGACGCATCCGCGTGGACGCGCTGTCGCTCGAGTCCGCCATCGAAGCCCACATCCGCGCCACCGGTGACGCCGAGCGCCGCGCCGCGGACGCGGTGATGGAGCAGATTCTGGGCGACATCCGCGCCTCGTCGGAGGCGTACACGCGCAACCTCCCGCAGGGCGAGAAGGCGCTGTGGTACCGCTTCAACGCCGCCTGTCAGGGCCTGGCGGACCAGGTCCGCGCGGCGGCCGTCTTCTCCCAGCGCCGCGAGGCCGAGCGGGCGCGGCGCCACCTGGCCGAGCGCATCCGCCCGCTGGGCGCGGAGCTGGACGCGCTGGGCGGCGCGCTGGAGGAGGAGAACGCGGCCGAGGCCCGGCGCCTGGTGAACCGCTTCGAGGACCTGCGCGTGCGCAACACGGCCCTGGGCGCGGGCGCCACGCTGCTGGCCATCCTGCTGTCGCTGCTGGTGGGCTGGCGCGTCACGTCCCTGCTCAAGCGGCAGGAGGCCATCATCCAGGGGCAGTTGGAGGAGCTGGGCCGGCACAACCAGGAGCTGGACTCGTTCACCCGCCGCGTGGCGCACGACCTGATTTCGCCGCTGGCGCCGCTCAAGGGCTACCTGACGCTCATCCGCCGCACGGGCGCGGTGCAGGACGCGGGCGCGCTGGAGATGCTGGCGCAGTGTGAATCCAGCGCGGTGCGCATGGGCGAGCTCATCGAGGCGCTGCTGCGCTTCTGCCGCGCCGGCACGCGCGGCGAGAGCACGGTGGGCGAACTGGACACGGCCGTCACCACGGTGCTGCTGGAGGTGGCGCAGACGGCGGCGGCGCAGGGCGTGTCGCTGGAGCGGGACCTGTCGCCCGGCGTCGCGGTGGACTGCCCTGGACAGCTCTTGCAGGTGAGCGCGCGCAACCTGCTCACCAACGCGGTGAAGTACACGGCGGGCCAGCCGGCCCCCCTCGTGAAGGTGCGGGTGGCCACCGAGGGGAACATGGCGGTGCTGGAGGTGGTGGACAACGGCATCGGCATGGCGGCGGACACGCAGGCCTCGCTGTTCCAGCCCTTCTTCCGCGCGCCCGAGGTGCGGAACCTGCCGGGCCACGGCCTGGGGCTGGCCACCACGAAGCGCGTGGTGGAGGCGCATGGCGGCACGTTGGTGGTGCGCTCGGAAGAAGGAAAGGGAACGCACGTCGTCGTGCGTTTCCCCCGCGTGGTTCGCCCGGCGGCGGGCACCGGCGGTGACCCCAATGCGACTGGTTCCGCCGGAATGCGCAAGGTCGGCACATGA
- a CDS encoding serine/threonine-protein kinase, producing the protein MSSIDPTAISRPRSPDLISGYHLDKLVGSGGMGEVHKATQLSLGRTVAVKLLNPELAKDPSFIARFQKEAAALAALSHPHIVSIVDKGKTDTTYYLVMEFVDGPSLRELIRAPQLDVIGALRRMLQICRAIEYAHGRGVIHRDLKPENILLDQQAGGIAKVSDFGLASFLDDASPSSRYALTSTHVSMGTLSYMAPEQRVDAKNADARADIFSLGVILYEWLTGEVPLGTFDPPSRRKPGVDTRLDAIVTRCLKPDPDDRYPSVSALIADLELLVPGSLPSLAPVKLTHFQRVGQGLRKTVRMALQAAAVLLVMAALAVLGREWLRSGDTPVPPQPGAALNADLGPPSPRSMPGRIETGSEKRTVAVGDGPDAPSLLVAGRPVEAEEKAIIFPPVEERSQTRVGRARVDVVGLDGDIAVLSARVRADAPPDTWKRRAYHMVYGPSQQAPAAALLLQGSTGRYVALIHDGAGAPLRLEWALGERRGTMLGLASPEGEAALELRVDADGVMQGYVGKGKDQRAIGEPLNLGPGWMEHFGDAPVPAFGCIEGTCRAEGFLYTVRRAPPPGTTAPVPELPKSVVAAAPAKAVVPAKRPPPPPPPKKQPAKGSSKTPAKRR; encoded by the coding sequence ATGTCCTCAATCGACCCCACCGCGATCAGCCGGCCGCGCTCCCCGGATCTCATCAGCGGCTACCACCTCGACAAACTGGTCGGTAGCGGAGGCATGGGAGAGGTCCACAAGGCCACGCAGCTCTCGCTTGGCCGCACGGTGGCCGTGAAGCTGCTGAACCCGGAGCTGGCGAAGGACCCGTCCTTCATCGCGCGCTTCCAGAAGGAAGCCGCCGCGCTCGCCGCGCTGAGCCATCCCCACATCGTCTCCATCGTCGACAAGGGGAAGACGGACACCACCTACTACCTGGTGATGGAGTTCGTGGATGGCCCGTCGCTGCGCGAGCTGATTCGCGCGCCGCAGCTCGACGTCATCGGCGCGCTGCGCCGCATGCTGCAGATCTGCCGCGCCATCGAGTACGCGCACGGCCGAGGCGTCATCCACCGGGACTTGAAGCCGGAGAACATCCTGCTGGACCAGCAGGCCGGCGGCATCGCCAAGGTGTCGGACTTCGGGCTCGCCTCCTTCCTGGACGACGCCAGCCCCTCCTCGCGCTACGCGCTCACCTCCACGCACGTGTCCATGGGCACGCTGTCGTACATGGCGCCCGAGCAGCGCGTGGACGCGAAGAACGCGGATGCGCGCGCGGACATCTTCTCGCTGGGCGTCATCCTCTACGAGTGGCTCACCGGAGAGGTGCCGCTGGGCACCTTCGATCCGCCGTCGCGGCGCAAGCCGGGGGTGGACACGCGGCTGGACGCCATCGTCACCCGCTGCCTCAAGCCGGACCCGGACGACCGCTACCCCTCCGTCAGCGCGCTCATCGCGGACCTGGAGCTGCTCGTCCCCGGCAGCCTGCCATCGCTGGCGCCGGTGAAGCTGACGCACTTCCAGCGCGTGGGCCAAGGCTTGCGCAAGACGGTGCGCATGGCCCTGCAAGCCGCGGCCGTGCTGCTGGTGATGGCGGCGCTGGCCGTGCTGGGCCGGGAGTGGCTGCGCAGCGGCGACACGCCGGTGCCGCCGCAGCCCGGCGCCGCGCTGAACGCGGACCTGGGGCCACCCTCGCCCCGGTCCATGCCCGGGCGCATCGAGACCGGCTCCGAGAAGCGCACGGTGGCCGTGGGTGACGGTCCGGACGCGCCGTCGCTGCTGGTGGCCGGACGGCCGGTGGAGGCGGAGGAGAAGGCCATCATCTTCCCGCCGGTGGAGGAGCGCTCGCAGACGCGCGTGGGCCGCGCCCGGGTGGACGTGGTGGGCCTGGACGGCGACATCGCCGTGCTCAGCGCCCGCGTGCGCGCGGACGCGCCGCCGGACACGTGGAAGCGCCGCGCCTACCACATGGTCTACGGGCCGTCGCAGCAGGCCCCCGCGGCCGCGCTGCTGCTCCAGGGCAGCACGGGGCGCTACGTGGCGCTCATCCATGACGGCGCAGGCGCGCCGCTTCGGCTGGAGTGGGCGCTGGGCGAGCGGCGAGGCACCATGCTGGGCCTGGCCTCGCCGGAAGGCGAAGCGGCACTGGAGCTGCGCGTGGACGCCGACGGCGTCATGCAGGGCTACGTGGGCAAGGGCAAGGACCAGCGGGCCATTGGCGAGCCGCTGAACCTGGGACCGGGCTGGATGGAACACTTCGGTGACGCGCCGGTGCCCGCCTTCGGCTGCATCGAGGGCACCTGCCGCGCGGAGGGCTTCCTCTACACCGTGCGCCGCGCGCCGCCCCCTGGGACGACGGCCCCGGTGCCGGAGCTGCCCAAGTCCGTGGTCGCCGCGGCGCCGGCCAAGGCGGTGGTGCCCGCCAAGCGGCCCCCGCCGCCCCCGCCCCCGAAGAAGCAGCCCGCCAAGGGCTCCTCGAAGACCCCCGCCAAGCGGCGGTAA
- a CDS encoding sigma-54-dependent transcriptional regulator produces the protein MSSARILVVDDDPQARDLLQRLLGPLGAVTQAQDPRRATERIAEGAFDLVLTDMAMPEPGDGLKVLHEVKTQLPDTPVVVVTAFGNIEGALDSIQQGAFDYLAKPFDVDAILRVARRALEQKRLVEENRSLRQQVERGSPMLVGRSAALLEVYKQVARAAASNVPVLITGETGTGKEMVARALHKRSPRMNGPFIPVDCGAITESLMESELFGHAKGSFTGASGTRRGVFEEASGGTLFLDEIGDVGMKVQSQLLRVLQEGEIRRVGESIPVKVDVRVVAATNKDLKARVSEGLFREDLLYRLDVVHLHLPPLRERSEDIPALVEHFAGRHARGGVRPVVTPEANARLAAYDWPGNVRQLENVVARALALNVTGVLGPQDFPEPIGDASTPKMAGLAGDMPSLAELSRRYAAQVLQHVGGNKSEAARLLDVDRKTLYKLLEAAESES, from the coding sequence ATGAGCTCAGCCCGCATCCTCGTCGTGGATGATGACCCGCAGGCCCGTGATTTGCTCCAGCGCTTGCTGGGCCCGCTGGGCGCGGTGACGCAGGCGCAGGACCCGCGCCGCGCCACCGAGCGCATCGCGGAGGGCGCCTTCGACCTGGTTCTCACCGACATGGCCATGCCCGAGCCGGGGGATGGGCTGAAGGTGCTCCACGAGGTGAAGACGCAGCTTCCGGACACGCCGGTGGTGGTGGTGACGGCCTTCGGCAACATCGAGGGCGCGCTCGACAGCATCCAGCAGGGCGCGTTCGACTACCTGGCCAAGCCCTTCGACGTGGACGCGATTCTGCGCGTGGCGCGGCGCGCGCTGGAGCAGAAGCGGCTGGTGGAGGAGAACCGCTCGCTGCGCCAGCAGGTGGAGCGGGGCTCGCCGATGCTGGTGGGCCGCAGCGCCGCGCTGCTGGAGGTGTACAAGCAGGTGGCGCGCGCGGCGGCCAGCAACGTGCCCGTGCTGATTACCGGCGAGACGGGCACGGGCAAGGAGATGGTGGCGCGCGCGCTGCACAAGCGCTCGCCGCGCATGAACGGGCCCTTCATCCCCGTGGACTGCGGCGCGATTACGGAGTCGCTGATGGAGAGCGAGCTCTTCGGCCACGCGAAGGGCAGCTTCACCGGCGCGTCCGGCACACGCCGGGGCGTCTTCGAGGAGGCCAGCGGCGGCACGCTCTTCCTCGACGAGATTGGCGACGTGGGCATGAAGGTGCAGTCGCAGCTTTTGCGCGTGCTCCAGGAGGGCGAAATCCGCCGCGTGGGCGAGAGCATCCCCGTCAAGGTGGACGTGCGCGTGGTGGCGGCGACCAACAAGGACCTGAAGGCGCGGGTGTCCGAAGGGCTCTTCCGCGAAGATTTGCTGTACCGCCTGGACGTGGTGCACCTGCACCTGCCGCCGCTGCGGGAGCGCAGCGAGGACATCCCCGCGCTGGTGGAGCACTTCGCCGGACGGCATGCCCGCGGCGGCGTGCGGCCGGTGGTGACGCCCGAGGCCAACGCGCGCCTGGCGGCCTATGACTGGCCGGGCAACGTGCGGCAGTTGGAGAACGTGGTGGCCCGGGCGCTGGCGCTCAACGTGACGGGCGTGCTGGGGCCCCAGGACTTCCCGGAGCCCATTGGCGACGCGTCCACCCCGAAGATGGCCGGACTCGCGGGTGACATGCCGAGCCTGGCCGAGCTGTCGCGCCGCTACGCCGCGCAGGTGTTGCAACACGTGGGCGGCAACAAGAGCGAGGCGGCGCGGCTGCTCGATGTGGACCGCAAGACGCTCTACAAGCTGCTGGAGGCCGCGGAGAGCGAGTCGTAG
- a CDS encoding GAF domain-containing protein, whose protein sequence is MIEAFSKVSEASKLLLEKGLVPSTGAEVLSMVGHALGVDRAYILENRVQGTYGRFITDMRHAWAEAPTPSPLANPVMRAFSFREFAPGWVDMLEAGMVVACPTRDAPPMMKDLLERQGTQSILMCPINPSRQQWWGMVAFEDCHRPRAWKPEEVTLLKSLARAVAASVRHGQMRSSLDQVRNSLRQAVSRTPLSGI, encoded by the coding sequence ATGATCGAAGCCTTCTCGAAGGTGTCGGAAGCCTCGAAGCTGCTGCTGGAGAAGGGCCTGGTCCCGAGCACCGGCGCCGAGGTGCTGAGCATGGTGGGGCACGCGCTGGGCGTTGACCGCGCGTACATCCTGGAGAACCGCGTCCAGGGGACCTACGGCCGGTTCATCACGGACATGCGGCACGCCTGGGCGGAGGCGCCCACGCCGTCGCCGCTGGCGAACCCGGTGATGCGGGCCTTCTCCTTCCGTGAGTTCGCGCCGGGCTGGGTGGACATGCTGGAGGCCGGCATGGTGGTGGCCTGCCCCACCCGCGACGCGCCGCCCATGATGAAGGACCTGCTGGAGCGCCAGGGCACGCAGTCCATCCTGATGTGCCCCATCAATCCCTCCCGGCAGCAGTGGTGGGGCATGGTGGCCTTCGAGGACTGCCACCGTCCCCGCGCCTGGAAGCCCGAGGAAGTCACCCTCCTCAAGTCCCTGGCCCGCGCGGTGGCGGCGTCCGTCCGACATGGGCAGATGCGCTCCTCCCTGGACCAGGTGCGAAACAGCCTGCGCCAGGCCGTGAGCCGGACGCCGCTGTCCGGAATCTGA
- a CDS encoding L,D-transpeptidase family protein, producing MRRWLPLVLLLPGIACTPPPGPEDFTPDASGARESTAPGRGTVSARGSRVPESVNGSAPHDAPTSPSSVAERATVLPEGGAVSGATTGMAPSGPGSGTGATSSGTAPENARVGQPIQAASTGAISIGTAPENARVGHSTDASPSGATSSGTASQNASVTNPRAPGVVATSESLYAAWQRTRADAGTDGGSEVSARRSGDGDPMRRQAAVGHGEVPALSIDPALDESVPPEDDVFHGDGDVTASSEQLTVIPDTQHPGEELVLGPDGEPIEDSESLLGPDGEPLDDTESLLGPDGEPLDDTEWAVGPHGEPLKDTGLVLDDAEPERTGTDAGTGLEPHAIPFAPDAGSLRVRRSIVVRQEPRQNSPSLGTVAQDMRVRWQGETAIRGPDCEAWVQIEPRGWVCERYLEANFREPRVRELPKLREGELTPGIYARVVGKRVRAYPSLAQARARRKGVLLKGSVTVQLRGQVRIRRKTYWRTTEGQYLEARVLREYRPSAFEGVNAEAIAELPPTFAWAQSRTRPSASVEVKLAPDAKAARETVLPPRTLVAVKELSEDGHWVSIAEGHWVARDDLHVAWFTHAPPEVAPGSRWLDVDLDAQVLVAYEGERPVYATLISSGKQGTDTPEGLFRIWIKFAEADMTGSGTAGNETYRVATVPWTMFFQDDYALHTAYWHDRFGEPMSHGCVNLSPKDARLLYAWAAPEVPTGWSMVHATADTPGSWVRIRGQARPTGKAARKVAVASTQVGAP from the coding sequence ATGCGACGTTGGCTTCCGCTCGTCCTGCTGCTGCCTGGAATCGCCTGCACGCCTCCTCCCGGCCCGGAGGACTTCACGCCCGATGCCTCCGGGGCGCGCGAGTCCACGGCGCCAGGGAGAGGGACCGTGTCCGCGCGGGGCAGCCGTGTTCCGGAGTCCGTGAACGGCTCGGCCCCGCACGATGCGCCGACGAGTCCGTCATCCGTGGCGGAGAGGGCCACGGTGCTTCCCGAGGGTGGCGCGGTCTCCGGAGCCACGACGGGGATGGCGCCCAGTGGGCCTGGCTCGGGGACTGGGGCGACCTCCAGCGGGACAGCCCCGGAGAACGCCCGGGTGGGGCAACCCATCCAGGCAGCATCGACGGGGGCAATCTCCATCGGGACCGCCCCGGAGAACGCCCGGGTGGGGCACTCCACCGACGCATCACCGTCGGGGGCGACCTCTAGCGGGACCGCCTCGCAGAACGCCTCCGTGACGAATCCGCGAGCGCCGGGCGTGGTCGCCACCTCGGAATCGCTCTATGCGGCGTGGCAGCGCACCCGCGCGGATGCGGGGACGGACGGAGGTTCGGAGGTCTCGGCGCGGCGTTCCGGCGATGGCGACCCGATGCGCCGTCAGGCGGCCGTAGGGCACGGCGAGGTCCCCGCCCTGTCCATCGACCCCGCGCTCGACGAGTCCGTGCCGCCCGAGGACGACGTGTTCCACGGGGACGGCGACGTCACGGCCTCGTCCGAGCAGCTCACCGTCATCCCAGACACGCAGCACCCGGGCGAGGAGCTGGTGCTCGGCCCGGACGGCGAACCCATCGAGGACTCCGAGTCCCTGCTCGGTCCGGACGGCGAACCCCTCGACGACACGGAGTCCCTGCTGGGCCCGGATGGCGAGCCGCTCGACGACACGGAGTGGGCCGTGGGCCCCCATGGCGAGCCGCTCAAGGACACGGGGCTGGTGCTCGACGACGCCGAGCCGGAGCGGACGGGCACGGATGCGGGGACGGGCCTGGAGCCTCACGCCATTCCTTTCGCGCCCGATGCGGGCTCGCTGCGAGTCCGACGCTCCATCGTCGTCCGCCAGGAGCCGCGCCAGAACTCACCCTCGCTGGGCACCGTGGCGCAGGACATGCGGGTCCGCTGGCAGGGCGAGACGGCGATTCGCGGGCCGGACTGTGAAGCCTGGGTGCAGATAGAGCCGCGCGGCTGGGTCTGCGAGCGCTACCTGGAGGCCAACTTCCGCGAGCCGCGCGTCCGTGAACTCCCGAAGCTCCGCGAGGGCGAGCTGACCCCTGGCATCTACGCGCGCGTCGTGGGCAAGCGCGTGCGCGCCTATCCGAGCCTCGCGCAGGCCCGCGCCCGGCGCAAAGGCGTGCTGCTGAAGGGCTCCGTGACGGTGCAGCTCCGAGGACAGGTTCGCATCCGCCGCAAGACGTACTGGCGCACCACGGAGGGCCAGTACCTGGAAGCGCGAGTCCTCCGGGAGTACAGGCCCTCCGCCTTCGAAGGCGTCAACGCGGAGGCCATCGCGGAGTTGCCGCCCACGTTCGCCTGGGCCCAGTCCCGCACCCGGCCCTCCGCCTCCGTGGAGGTGAAGTTGGCCCCGGACGCGAAGGCCGCTCGGGAGACCGTGCTGCCGCCGCGCACCCTGGTCGCGGTGAAGGAGCTGTCCGAGGACGGCCACTGGGTGAGCATCGCGGAGGGCCACTGGGTGGCGCGGGACGACCTGCACGTGGCCTGGTTCACGCACGCGCCGCCCGAGGTGGCGCCGGGCTCCCGCTGGCTGGACGTGGACCTGGATGCGCAGGTGCTGGTGGCCTACGAGGGCGAGCGCCCGGTGTACGCGACGCTCATCTCCTCGGGGAAGCAGGGCACGGACACGCCGGAGGGGCTGTTCCGCATCTGGATCAAATTCGCGGAGGCGGACATGACGGGCAGTGGCACCGCCGGCAATGAGACCTACCGCGTGGCCACCGTGCCGTGGACCATGTTCTTCCAGGACGACTACGCCCTGCACACGGCCTACTGGCACGACCGCTTCGGCGAGCCGATGAGCCATGGCTGCGTCAACCTGTCACCCAAGGACGCGCGCCTCCTCTATGCCTGGGCCGCTCCGGAGGTCCCCACGGGCTGGTCCATGGTCCATGCGACGGCGGACACGCCGGGCTCCTGGGTGCGC